From the genome of Sinanaerobacter sp. ZZT-01:
CTGAAAAATCGACATGTGTACGTCCAATCAGCAAGGCATAAATAATTCCACCTACAATTGCCACAACAAACGGAGGGATTTTCTTAGGAAACAAATAGCCTCCGAATACACCAATCATCCCTACAAGTAAGATTGGAAGTCCAACGACAGGATCACCAAATAAATCAAAAACTCCCTGCGTTGCCATCCAGATAAATCCGATCCCGGCTACTGTACCTAAAAGTGCTGCACGTGGAATCCTCTTTTTTAACCACGGCCCGATCAACCCACCGAGAAATTCAACCATACCTCCAATAAAGCAAGCTGCGACCGCCGCAGACCACGCAAGCTCCGGATCATTTAAGGAATAATGTAACGGCATGATAACTCCATATAAAATGACAAACATAGCTGGTGTCGACACACCAGACGGCAAGGCAGTCACATCACTTCGACCTTCTTTTTTCCCCAATTTATACGCCATGTACGCATAGTATAATCCGCCTGCCAAAAGTCCCACGGACATACCCGGTATGACTCTCCCGTAAACCAGTTCATCCGGCCATCCAAGTACGCCGGACAGAGTTGCGATTATTATAATATAATTTACAATATTGTTTGTAAGTACATACGTTAACCCACCGATATCTCCTCGGTTAAACAACGGCAGATGTATTTCCGATTTCAACATAAGTCACTCTCCTTGATGTATTTTAAAATATCCTAATACCTAAGCTTCTATTTTTATAAAATCAAATTTTGTCACGTCAAACAGACCCATATCCGTTAATTTTAATTCCGGAATCACTGCCAAAGACATAAAACACAGAGTCATTATTGGTTCGACATCATCGTTAACTTTAAGAATTTCATGTGCTGCCGCATGAATATGAGTTAATTTCGCATCGACCCATTCACCGCTCTGATCGCTCATCAAACCTGCAATCGGCATAGGCATTTGTTCCAGCACTTCTTGATTTTTTGTCAGCACAATACCGCCGTCCTGCTTGATTAATTGCTCTACGGCATATGCCATTTCTTCATCATCTACTCCGACAACGATAATGTTATGGGAATCATGAGCCACAGAAAGCGCAACGGCTCCTTCTTTGATGCCGTATCCTTTTAAGAGAGCAACCGCCACATTCCCTGTATTTTGATGACGTTCCACTACAGCGACCTTAACGACATCTTCCGATGCGTCGTATAAAAACTCGCCTTTCGCATCCCGTTTAATTTCCACTATATCTTTTTCGGTTACGACACCGCCCGGCAAAATTTTAATCGCATGAGCTTTGTCAGAATGAATTTTTAAACCAAACTTGTCCTTAGAAAATCCCTTGACATGGAAGCTTCCTTTTGTTGCAGATATATCATAGCGCTCAATCGGCTGACAATACGTTCCGTCAGCTGCCACTTCTTTTCCTGCAATCAAAACTTTACGAACTTTAAAATCTTGAAGGTCATCCATAAGTACGATGTCCGCACGCAGTCCCGGTGCAATCGCACCTCTATCATCCAGTCCGAAGCATTCAGCTGCATTCAAACTTGCCATTCGGATTGCCGAAACTGCATCAATTCCTTCCTGCACACAGATACGTAAATGGTTATCTAAATGACCCAAACTTAAAATCGTTTTTGGCTGGCAATCATCCGCACACAACAAACAACGTCTGCTATTCAATGGCGTAACGCCTTTCAGCAGTGCTTTCAGGTTATGGCATGCCGACCCTTGACGGAGTAAAACATACATGCCTCTGGAAATTCGATCGCGCAGTTCATCCGCTGTGGCACACTCGTGATCGGTATGAATACGGGCTGCCGCATATGCGTTTAATTCCAGCCCACTTACTCCCGGGCTATGTCCATCAATTGGCTTTCTTTGTTTTTTTGCAACTAGAAGCTTATCTAAAACGGCCTCATTTGCATGAATCACTCCAGGAAAATCCATGAATTCTCCTAATCCAAGGATCGTATCATTCTGCATAGGCGCTTCCATATCCGCAGCATTAATAACAGCTCCCGAATGCTCCCAAGGAGTAGCCGGTACACAAGATGGAAGCATCCATTTGATGTCTAGTGCAACGCCTTCCGATGCATGAATCATATAATTTAAGCCATCCAGACCCCGTACATTCACGATTTCATGGGGATCAGCTATGATTGTAGTCGTCCCGTGAGGTACTACAAGTCTGCCTAATTCCTCCGGACTAACGTAAGAAGATTCCACATGAATATGGCTGTCGATAAATCCCGGCGCGGCAAACTGCCCTTTTGCATCGATTTCCTGAATGCCGTCATATGTCCCAATTCCTGCGATCCACTCTTCGCATAATGCAATATCACCTTCAATCAACTCACCGTTATATACATCAACAACCTTGCAGTTTTTGATTACCATATCCGCAGGAACACGCCCTGCCGCAACATCAATTAATTTTTTTAATTGTTCTTTTTCCATTTTGCAATCCCCTTTTTATCTCGACGCTCTCAGTTCTAAAATTGGATCAAAGGTTGTAAGTGCAATGCAATCTACAGGTCCTACATCTGTAATCGCATAGTCCGGTATTGCCGTAATCGGTAAAAAGAACATGTACATCAG
Proteins encoded in this window:
- the ade gene encoding adenine deaminase; translated protein: MEKEQLKKLIDVAAGRVPADMVIKNCKVVDVYNGELIEGDIALCEEWIAGIGTYDGIQEIDAKGQFAAPGFIDSHIHVESSYVSPEELGRLVVPHGTTTIIADPHEIVNVRGLDGLNYMIHASEGVALDIKWMLPSCVPATPWEHSGAVINAADMEAPMQNDTILGLGEFMDFPGVIHANEAVLDKLLVAKKQRKPIDGHSPGVSGLELNAYAAARIHTDHECATADELRDRISRGMYVLLRQGSACHNLKALLKGVTPLNSRRCLLCADDCQPKTILSLGHLDNHLRICVQEGIDAVSAIRMASLNAAECFGLDDRGAIAPGLRADIVLMDDLQDFKVRKVLIAGKEVAADGTYCQPIERYDISATKGSFHVKGFSKDKFGLKIHSDKAHAIKILPGGVVTEKDIVEIKRDAKGEFLYDASEDVVKVAVVERHQNTGNVAVALLKGYGIKEGAVALSVAHDSHNIIVVGVDDEEMAYAVEQLIKQDGGIVLTKNQEVLEQMPMPIAGLMSDQSGEWVDAKLTHIHAAAHEILKVNDDVEPIMTLCFMSLAVIPELKLTDMGLFDVTKFDFIKIEA